A segment of the Geoalkalibacter sp. genome:
ACCCTGCCCAAGGACGCCAATATTCATGCGCGGGAATACCAGCTCTATCTGCCGGACAAGGAGCTGTTGAGGCGGAAGCTTGCCGAGTGGAGTGAGGAGGTGGGGGGATGAAAGCGACAGATTTACTCTCAACTCTCCCCGATAGCTGGCAAACCGTGCCGATAAAGACTGTCTGTTCCTACACTGTCAGTAATGTCGACAAACATTCTCTCGAAGATGAAATGCCGGTTCGTCTCTGCAACTACACGGACGTTTATAAAAATGACCGCGTATCGCCTGATCTTGAGTTGATGTCGGCTACTGCCACCGAGGACGAGATTGACAAATTTCACCTTGAAGCGGGTGATGTCGTTATTACCAAGGACTCTGAATCTTGGGACGACATTGGTATCCCGGCATATGTTGAGGCAACAGCGGACGACTTTGTTTGCGGTTACCACCTAGCTTTCATGCGCCCTAACGGCTACTTGCTCGATGGGCGCTTTCTTTTTCGCTGCGTGCAGTCACGACCTGTTGCACTCCAATTGGAATTGGAAGCAACTGGAGTCACAAGGTATGGCTTACCGAAAGGAGCCATTGGCAATGCGCTTATCCCTTTGCCATCGCTCGAAACCCAACGCCTGATCGCCGACTACCTCGACCGCGAAACCGCGCGCATCGATGCGCTGGTGGCGGAAAAAGAAAAGATGCTGGCCCTGCTGGAAGAAAAGCGCGCCGCCCTGATCAGTCGCGCCGTCACCCGCGGCCTCGACCCCACCGCCCCCCTCAAACCCTCCGGCCTCGATTGGCTGGGGGATATTCCGGCGCATTGGGAGGTGTTACGGCTGAAGTTTTTGGTGAAGGGAATTGACCAAGGAAGCTCGCCCCAGTGCTACAGCTATCCAGCAGAGGTGGGTCAGTGGGGCGTGCTCAAAACAGGGTGTGTAAACGGCGGTTTATTTAGAGAAAATGAAAACAAAGCATTGCCAAGCCACATTGATCCTTGTGTCGTTAGCGAGGTGCAGGAAGATGATGTCTTGATGTCGCGAGCTAGTGGCTCTGCCGACCTAATTGGTTCTGTTGCTCATGTGTCCGCCAAACCGGCAGCAAGATTGTTGCTTTCGGACAAGATCTACCGGCTCAGATTAAGACCAGAAAAGGCTCTCCCCTCCTATTTTGTCTATGCTCTCGGCGCTGATTACGTCCGGCACCAAATCAAAGCTGTCATCAGTGGCGCAGAAGGTTTGGCGAATAACATCGCGAAGGGCGACATTCTTGAGTTCTCTATCGTCACACCCCCTGTAGGTGAACAATTCGAGACGGCTTTGAGATTGGCTACCGAGGTTTCAAAGAGCAAATCGCTAGGTGAGCTACTAAGCGAATCCATTGCCAAACTCAAAGAACGCCGCGCTACCCTGATCACCGCCGCCGTGACCGGCCAGATTCCAGTCGAAGAGATGGTTTTATGAAATTCGAAACCTTCACGGCCGGTCAATGGGTCAAGCGTTATCAATACAAGAGCTTCGAGCCGGTGCCGGTCAATCATGACTGGACCTGGGAAGACCCTACCATCAACACCCTGCTGGAAAATGCTACCCGCGCCCTTGGCGAACTGAACGCCTTCTCGCTGATCGTGCCGGATATCGATCTGTTCATTGCCATGCACGTGGTCAAGGAGGCGCAATCCTCCAGCAAGATCGAGGGCACCCAGACCGGCATCGACGAAGCTCTTATGTCGGAAGAGCACATCCGCCCGGAAAAGCGAGACGACTGGCGCGAGGTGCGCAACTATATTGAAGCCGTCAATATTGCAATTGCCGAACTTGAGAGCTTGCCGCTTTCCAATCGCCTGCTGAAGCAGACCCATGCCATTCTCATGCAGGGGGTGCGCGGTGAGCACAAGCAACCGGGAGAATTCCGCAGTAGTCAAAACTGGATCGGCGGCTCGAATCTGACGGATGCCACCTTCATTCCGCCCTATCATGAGAATGTGCCGGGCCTGATGGGGGATCTGGAAAAATTCTGGCATAACGAGGAAATCGTGGTGCCCCACCTGATCCGTGCCGCCATCAGTCATTACCAGTTTGAAACCATTCACCCGTTTCTGGACGGCAACGGCCGTATTGGGCGTCTGTTGATTCCGCTCTATTTGGTGAGTCACGGTTTGCTGGCTAAACCTTCCCTTTACCTGTCCGATTTTTTCGAGCGCAACCGGGCACATTATTACGATGCGTTGATGAGGGTGCGGGTGAGCAACGACCTGATTCATTGGGTGCGTTTTTTCCTTAACGGCGTCGCTCAGACTGCCACCAAGGGCCGAGATGTTTTTCGCCAGATCCTGGCGTTGCGTAACGACGCGGAAAAGTCGGTAGCCTCCTTGGGAAAACGCGCCGGCAATGCCCGCGAAGCGTTGCATTTGCTGTATCGCAAGCCTGTGATCGACGCCGGTGATTTGGAGCAGGCCCTGGACATTACGACCCCGACCGCCAATTCGCTCATCAAGGCATTGATTCAGAAAGATATTTTGGTTGAGATTACCGGACAGCAACGCGGCAGGGTGTATTCCTTTGCACGTTACCTAAAGCTGTTCGTTAGTTAAGGAAAACGCCGCAACTTTAACTAGCCGTGCAGGCTAGTAAAGGAAACCCATGGTGAAACAAACCTCCGAAGCCGCCTTTGAAACCGCCATCGAGGCGGTCTTGCTGAATGACGGGTACGGCAAACTGCCATCTGGAGCCTTCGACACCGAGCGCGCCATCTTCCCCGACGAGGCGCTGACCTTTATCCGCGAAACCCAAGCCAAGACCTGGGAAAAGCTGGAGGTCCTACACGGGGCGGAGACCGGCGAGCGGGTGTTGCAGGCGCTCACCAAATGGCTGGACACCCACGGCGCCCTGACCACCCTGCGTCACGGCTTCAAGTGCTTCGGCAAAACCCTGCGCATCGCTTTTTTCCGTCCGGCCCACGGCCTCAACCCGGAACTGGAGGCGCGCTATCGCGCCAACCGGCTGGGCATCACCCGGCAGCTCTATTTCAGCGGAAAAAACAAAAAATCGCTGGATGTGGTCTTGAGCGTCAACGGTATTCCGGTGGTGACCCTGGAGCTGAAAAATCCCCTCTCCGGCCAGACGGCCGCCAACGCCATTCACCAATACCGCCACGACCGCGATCCGCGTGAACCGATTTTCCTCTTTACCAAGCGCACTCTGGTGCATTTCGCGGTGGATACCGAAGAGGCGCACATGACCACGCGCCTGGCCGGGACCAGCACCCATTTCCTGCCGTTCAACAAGGGTTGGGACGGCGGCGCGGGCAATCCGCCCGACAAGGAAGGCAGGAACTACAAGACCGCCTACCTGTGGGAAGAGGTATTGCAACGCGACAGTTTGCTGGATCTCTTGGCGCGCTTCCTCCATCTGGACATCGAAGAGAAGGTGACGGACGAAGGGAAGAAAATCCGCAAGGAGACGATGATCTTTCCCCGCTACCACCAGTTGCAGGCGGTTCGGCAGATGGTGACGGCGGCGGGCAGCGAGGGCGTCGGGCACAACTATCTGGTGGAACATTCGGCGGGCAGCGGCAAGAGCAACACCATCGGCTGGCTGGCGCACCGGCTCTCATCACTGCACAATGACAAGGACGAACGCATCTTCGACAGCGTCGTGGTGATCACCGACCGGGTGGTGCTCGACCGGCAGTTGCAGAACACCATCTACCAGTTCGACCACCGACAGGGGGTGGTGCAGAAGATCGACGAGGATTCGCGCCAACTGGCCGAGGCGCTGGAATCGGGCGTACCGATCATCATCACCACCCTGCAGAAATTTCCCTTCGTCTCCGGGCAGCTGATGAAACTGACCGAGGAGCGCGGCGAAGGCAGCTGTCATCTGCCGACACGCAAATACGCCGTGATCATCGACGAGGCGCACAGCTCCCAGTCGGGGGAGACGGCCACCGAACTCAGAGGCGTGCTGGGCGGTGCCGAGTTGATCCGCAAGGCCCGCGAAGCGGCGCGGGAGGAAGGCGAAGCGGAGTTGGAGCGACTGTTTCGCGCCATGGCCAAGCGCGGCCGCCAACCCAACATGAGTTTTTTCGCCTTCACCGCCACGCCCAAGCACAAGACCTTGGCGATCTTCGGCCGGGGCGGCGAGCCCTTCCACCGCTACACCATGCGGCAGGCCATCGAGGAAGGCTTCATCAAGGATGTGCTGAAAAACTACGTCAGCTACAAGACCTACTACAAGCTGATCAAGAAGGCCGAGCACGACCCCAACGTCGAGCGCAAGAAGGCGGCCCGGGCGCTGGCGCGCTTCATGCGCCTGCATCCGCACAACATCGGCCAGAAAACCGAGGTGATGGTCGAGCACTTCCAGCAGCATACCCGCCACAAGATCGGCGGCCACGCCAAGGCGATGGTGGTCACCGGTTCACGGCTCGAAGCGGTGCGCTACAAGCAGGAGTTCGACCGCACCATCAGCGAGAAGGGCTATCCCATCAAGAGCCTGGTGGCCTTTTCCGGCACGGTGGAAGACGACAAGGTGCCTTCGATCACCTACACCGAAGTCGAGATGAATAACGGTTTGAGGGAAAAGGAGCTACCCGAAACCTTCGCCAAGCCCGATTATCGGGTGCTGCTGGTGGCGGAGAAGTACCAGACCGGCTTCGACCAGCCGTTGTTGCACACCATGTACGTGGACAAGCGGTTGGCCGGGATTCAGGCGGTGCAGACCCTATCGCGGCTGAACCGCACCCATCCGCTGAAGGACGACACCTTCGTGCTCGATTTCGTCAACGACCCGGACGAGATTCAGGAGGCGTTTCGCCAGTATTACGACGGTTCGGTCATGGGGGAGGAAGTCGATCCGGATCGGCTGTACGAGGTGAAAGCCGAACTGGACGGGTCGGGCATCTACTTGCAAGACGAGGTGGACGCATTCTCGCGCATCTTCTTTGCGCCCAAGCGCCGCCAAAGCCCGGCTGACCACAAGAGTATGAACGCCCTGCTGGATCAGGCGGTGACCCGCTTTGTCCAGTTGCAAAACCATGAAGAGGAAGAAGCCGAACTGTGGCGCGGCAAAACCCAGGCGTTTCGCAATCTCTACAGCTTTTTGAGTCAGGTCATTCCCTACCAGGACAGCGATCTGGAAAAGCTCTTTACCTATTTGCGCCACCTGGTCCTGAAACTGCCCAAGCGCAAGACCGGGCCGGGATACCAGTTTGATGAGGAGGTGGAGCTTGATTACTACCGGTTGCAGAAGATCAGCGAAGGCTCGATCAACCTGGCCGAGGGCTATGCCAAGCCGCTCGACGGACCACGCGAGGTTGGTTCCGGAATGGTGCGTGAAGCCCACATTGCCCTGTCGCGTTTGATTGACCTGATCAACGAGCGCTTCGGCAGCGAGTTGACAGAAGCGGATCAGCTTTTCTTCGATCAGATCGCCGAGGCCGCCAGCCAAAACGATACCCTGCGTAAAGCCGCCGAGGTGAATTCTCTCGACAAGTTTCAGCTGGTCTTCCGGCAAGTGTTGGAATCCCTGTTCATCGAACGCATGGAGCTCAACGAGGAGCTGTTTACCGATTACATGAGCAAGCCGGAACTACAGGAGGTGGTTTCCAAATGGCTGGGTAGTCAGGTTTATTCACGTCTGTCGCGCTCTTCCGGCCAAAGCAACGCGGCGGCCGATTTGCACCCTGTTGAGCCCTGAAGGAAGTTTTCCACGCCAACCTATCCTGTTTACGATTTCCCCAATCCTTCCCTATTTGCGTCACAATCCACTGCTATTTGAAAGAGCAGATGGACATTGGATTGAACCCGGGCAAGGAGGTGCGGCGATGGGAAGAATTGCGAAGCGATGGCTGTTGGGTGGGATGTTGCTGGTGGCGCTGCTGCTCGCGGGATGCGCCGATGATGGCGATCTGGTGATCGTGCACGAGGGGATGGTCGGCATCGTCGATCACCCCGAGGAAATCCAGACCGCGCCGCTGCTGACCATCGACTACGCAATGCCCGGGGTGACCCGGACGCTGACCCTGAGCATCTTCAGCGATCAGCCGTCGGGGGGCGACATCGCCTTTGATCCGGTGCGCGGTGCCTATACTCTGACCCAGGGGGCAAGCGGGTTGTTGTTTGGCGTGGACCGGCTGGATGCGCACCGGCCGGAATTTCGCGCCTTTCTCGATTTCCCCCTGGATGGCGCCACCGGCGGGCCGATTCTGCCGCTGGAGGCGGTGATTGTGTCGGCGAGTCTGAACATCACCGTCGAGTTCGTCGATTTCGCGCCGCGCGTGCCGGTGCTGCTCGATCTGGTGCGCTACCCGGTGAGCAGCGGCCTGAGCGCGGCGGATTTCGCCGCGGCGCCCTTGGCGCGCGTGGTTTTCGACATTCTCGATGTCGACGCGGGCCGGGAGCTGCGCGTGGATGTCACCGCCCTGGTGCGCGAGGCACAGCGGCGCGGCCTGGCGGATGTCCAGTTGCGCTTTGCCCTGGCGCGCTGATCCCTGGCCCCGTCCCGACCCGCGCCATGGCGCCGGGGGCATGCCGTGCCGCGCCGGCTCCTTCCAGTCGCGGAACCGCTCAGACCCGGTTCCTGCGCAACTCGTCCAGAGGATAAAAGGTACCGCGCCACGTGATGCCGCCTCGGACCAAATTGAGAATCATGGCGCGCAGAAAGATGAAGGCCAGAAGGCCGGCGGCGGGGGCGAAACCCAACGCCTGCCAGGGGCGATAGCCGTGCAGGCGCAGGCCGTCGGCGACGATCAGGCTGAGCAGGATCACGCCGACGGCATAGACCCCAAGGGTTGCGCCGCTGGTGAGAAACAAGGCGAGGTAGGGCCAGACCACGACGCCGACCAGAAACAGCACGGCCCCCAGAACGCGCCAGGGCTGGTAGTCAAATCCGGCGAACACGTTTTTTTCCAGGCCCACCACCATTTCGCGCACGCTTGCATACCATTCGACGCCGATGAATCCATCCCCGTAGATCAGGCGCTGCCGATAGCCCTGCTGCTTGAGGATCTTGCCCAGCTTGAGATCATCATCGGGGCGCAGGGCGATGCGCTGATGGCCGCCGCTGTCGCGATAGGCGGCGGCGCGCACCAGATTGAAGGCACCGATGCCGATATGGCAGGCGCTGCGGGGGTCGTCCGCCAGCCACGGGCGGGTAAAAAGGCCGAGGAAAAACCCGAAACTGGCGGCCAGCAGATTGAGAAATCTCCCCGACATGCGTGTTTCCGGGGTGGCGGCGAGATGGTCGAGGTCATGGCGCTGGACATAATGCACCGCGCGCCGCAGGGTGTCGGGCGCCATGAGCACATCGGCGTCGGTAAAGAGCAGCAAATCGCCCCGCGCGCGGCGGCTGCCTTCCCAAAGCGCGTGGTTTTTGCCCAGCCAGCCGGCCGGCAGCTCCTGCAGATGCACGACCTCAAGGCGCGGGTCGCGGGCGGCCAGCGTATCGAGAATCTGGCCCGTGAGGTCGCGGGAGCGGTCATTGACGAGGATGAGCTGCAAGGCAGGATAATCGAGGGCAAGCAGCGATTCGAGCGCCGCTTGCAGGTTGCGCTCTTCATCGCGCGCCGCGGCGATGAGGCTCACCGTCGGCAGTTCCTCGCCCGCCGACGGCGGGATGTCACGCAGAAAATCAATGCGGCGCGCGCCCCTGACCACCTCAAGGCCGATCAGGATGTGGACGAGCAACAGGGCGCAACCCAACCAGAGCAGCACGGGTCAGCCCCGCGCGGGGTCGGGAGCGGCGATTTGTTCCCCATCCCCGTCCCCTTCCAGCGCCAGAAGGCCGCGAACAGCCAGGCGGAACGGCCCCTGCTGCCGATCGGCGAGAATCAGGCCGAAACTGCAAATGTCGGCGGGGTTGAGGGGTGGCGCCTGAGTGAGCACCCGGCCATGGTAGGTCGGCACAAACGCCGCCCAGGGCAAGGCCAGATCCTGCCAGTCATCGCCGAAGGTGACAAAGGACGCCTGATAGGAGATACCGTCAAAGGCGCTGTCGCAGCGCAAGGAGAATTTGTAGCGCAAACCATCGCCCCTGAGGATCAGGCGCACGCCCCGCGCGCGACTCAGGTCATAGCGCCCGACCACCGAGCGGATGGAGGCAAAGCCCCCGCCATTTTCCAGCGACAGGGTGCCCGTGAAAATCATGCCGTCTTGGGCGTCGCCCCCCACCCGACTGCGCGAGCGACCACCCATCACCACATCGTCGATACTGTGCCAGGCCCGGATGGCGGCCGGGTCCAAAAAATCGAAGATCACCCGTGCCGCCATCCCTGCCTCCTTTCACCGCGCGACCGCGACATTCCCGCCCTTGCCAGCCGCCTGCCGTTTCACCCCATAGTCCAGACGCGCCGTGACCCCGGCATGGTCCGAAGGCCACAGCCCCGCAGGCGACTTGTCGGCCTGCTTGTTGCCGGACAGATGAACCTTCACCTGGCGGGGCTCCTCGCTGCTGAAAATCAGATCGATGCGCTCATAGAGCGCCGAGCGCTGATTCAGCAGGTTTTCCTCCTGACAGCAGGTAAAGCCGTCGGGCTCTCCCGGCCGGTGCAGAACCCAGGCATCGAGAAAGCCGCCCGCGGCCATCTGCCGGTAAGGCGGCGTCAGGACAAAGGCGCCGAAGTCGTGAAGGAAGTTGTCCTGCGAGGAGGAATTGAAGTCGCCGCCCACCAGGATCGGAACCTGCAGCTCGGCACGGAGGGCATCAAGGATTTCCACCAGTTCCAGCGCCTGCAAGGACTGATAGAATCCGACCGGCAGGCCCTGCGCCATGCCCAGTTCCCTGACCTCCAGATGCGTGTTGACAAATACCAGGGGCTGTCCGTCGAACAGGGCATAAGCGGCGACCAGGCCGCGCTCGATGACGATGGGATGCTCGGGATCC
Coding sequences within it:
- a CDS encoding CIA30 family protein, translating into MAARVIFDFLDPAAIRAWHSIDDVVMGGRSRSRVGGDAQDGMIFTGTLSLENGGGFASIRSVVGRYDLSRARGVRLILRGDGLRYKFSLRCDSAFDGISYQASFVTFGDDWQDLALPWAAFVPTYHGRVLTQAPPLNPADICSFGLILADRQQGPFRLAVRGLLALEGDGDGEQIAAPDPARG
- a CDS encoding restriction endonuclease subunit S, which translates into the protein MKATDLLSTLPDSWQTVPIKTVCSYTVSNVDKHSLEDEMPVRLCNYTDVYKNDRVSPDLELMSATATEDEIDKFHLEAGDVVITKDSESWDDIGIPAYVEATADDFVCGYHLAFMRPNGYLLDGRFLFRCVQSRPVALQLELEATGVTRYGLPKGAIGNALIPLPSLETQRLIADYLDRETARIDALVAEKEKMLALLEEKRAALISRAVTRGLDPTAPLKPSGLDWLGDIPAHWEVLRLKFLVKGIDQGSSPQCYSYPAEVGQWGVLKTGCVNGGLFRENENKALPSHIDPCVVSEVQEDDVLMSRASGSADLIGSVAHVSAKPAARLLLSDKIYRLRLRPEKALPSYFVYALGADYVRHQIKAVISGAEGLANNIAKGDILEFSIVTPPVGEQFETALRLATEVSKSKSLGELLSESIAKLKERRATLITAAVTGQIPVEEMVL
- a CDS encoding Fic family protein, which produces MKFETFTAGQWVKRYQYKSFEPVPVNHDWTWEDPTINTLLENATRALGELNAFSLIVPDIDLFIAMHVVKEAQSSSKIEGTQTGIDEALMSEEHIRPEKRDDWREVRNYIEAVNIAIAELESLPLSNRLLKQTHAILMQGVRGEHKQPGEFRSSQNWIGGSNLTDATFIPPYHENVPGLMGDLEKFWHNEEIVVPHLIRAAISHYQFETIHPFLDGNGRIGRLLIPLYLVSHGLLAKPSLYLSDFFERNRAHYYDALMRVRVSNDLIHWVRFFLNGVAQTATKGRDVFRQILALRNDAEKSVASLGKRAGNAREALHLLYRKPVIDAGDLEQALDITTPTANSLIKALIQKDILVEITGQQRGRVYSFARYLKLFVS
- a CDS encoding glycosyltransferase — protein: MLLWLGCALLLVHILIGLEVVRGARRIDFLRDIPPSAGEELPTVSLIAAARDEERNLQAALESLLALDYPALQLILVNDRSRDLTGQILDTLAARDPRLEVVHLQELPAGWLGKNHALWEGSRRARGDLLLFTDADVLMAPDTLRRAVHYVQRHDLDHLAATPETRMSGRFLNLLAASFGFFLGLFTRPWLADDPRSACHIGIGAFNLVRAAAYRDSGGHQRIALRPDDDLKLGKILKQQGYRQRLIYGDGFIGVEWYASVREMVVGLEKNVFAGFDYQPWRVLGAVLFLVGVVVWPYLALFLTSGATLGVYAVGVILLSLIVADGLRLHGYRPWQALGFAPAAGLLAFIFLRAMILNLVRGGITWRGTFYPLDELRRNRV
- a CDS encoding type I restriction endonuclease subunit R; the encoded protein is MKQTSEAAFETAIEAVLLNDGYGKLPSGAFDTERAIFPDEALTFIRETQAKTWEKLEVLHGAETGERVLQALTKWLDTHGALTTLRHGFKCFGKTLRIAFFRPAHGLNPELEARYRANRLGITRQLYFSGKNKKSLDVVLSVNGIPVVTLELKNPLSGQTAANAIHQYRHDRDPREPIFLFTKRTLVHFAVDTEEAHMTTRLAGTSTHFLPFNKGWDGGAGNPPDKEGRNYKTAYLWEEVLQRDSLLDLLARFLHLDIEEKVTDEGKKIRKETMIFPRYHQLQAVRQMVTAAGSEGVGHNYLVEHSAGSGKSNTIGWLAHRLSSLHNDKDERIFDSVVVITDRVVLDRQLQNTIYQFDHRQGVVQKIDEDSRQLAEALESGVPIIITTLQKFPFVSGQLMKLTEERGEGSCHLPTRKYAVIIDEAHSSQSGETATELRGVLGGAELIRKAREAAREEGEAELERLFRAMAKRGRQPNMSFFAFTATPKHKTLAIFGRGGEPFHRYTMRQAIEEGFIKDVLKNYVSYKTYYKLIKKAEHDPNVERKKAARALARFMRLHPHNIGQKTEVMVEHFQQHTRHKIGGHAKAMVVTGSRLEAVRYKQEFDRTISEKGYPIKSLVAFSGTVEDDKVPSITYTEVEMNNGLREKELPETFAKPDYRVLLVAEKYQTGFDQPLLHTMYVDKRLAGIQAVQTLSRLNRTHPLKDDTFVLDFVNDPDEIQEAFRQYYDGSVMGEEVDPDRLYEVKAELDGSGIYLQDEVDAFSRIFFAPKRRQSPADHKSMNALLDQAVTRFVQLQNHEEEEAELWRGKTQAFRNLYSFLSQVIPYQDSDLEKLFTYLRHLVLKLPKRKTGPGYQFDEEVELDYYRLQKISEGSINLAEGYAKPLDGPREVGSGMVREAHIALSRLIDLINERFGSELTEADQLFFDQIAEAASQNDTLRKAAEVNSLDKFQLVFRQVLESLFIERMELNEELFTDYMSKPELQEVVSKWLGSQVYSRLSRSSGQSNAAADLHPVEP